The following are encoded together in the Lathyrus oleraceus cultivar Zhongwan6 chromosome 3, CAAS_Psat_ZW6_1.0, whole genome shotgun sequence genome:
- the LOC127128815 gene encoding protein FAR1-RELATED SEQUENCE 5: MGGISPKTIITDQDGAISNAVAKVFPKVNHHYCMWHIEKKVPEYLNRVYHEYGEFKNQFYKCIHQSTTVEEFDSDWEAMIDKYGLQDNQWLNKIFSIREKWIPAYVRHNFYAGMSTTQRSESMNKYFKDFLNSSTSLSQFVTQYEKALDARNNKEREKTFKTRNLKPLLRTLYSMEEKTSKIYTRKMFIIFQDELVGSQLFITEKVKFSIEVSTYKVREIYKEKPIYYVNFHVTSKETNCSCHMFEYSCILCRHVLCVFIKKKVYCLPSQYVLHRWSINAKKEKVKEVTIEGFQEGSNNTSDTLLFNSIMVHSIELSERGFTIRKTSRYCNLKFAIWDCKT; this comes from the coding sequence ATGGGTGGAATTTCTCCTAAAACTATCATCACAGATCAAGATGGTGCTATTAGTAATGCAGTTGCAAAGGTATTTCCAAAGGTTAATCATCATTATTGCATGTGGCATATTGAGAAAAAAGTTCCCGAGTACTTGAATCGTGTCTATCACGAATATGGTgaatttaaaaatcaattttacAAGTGCATCCACCAATCTACCACTGTTGAAGAATTTGATTCTGATTGGGAAGCAATGATTGATAAATATGGATTACAAGATAATCAATGGCTAAACAAGATATTCTCCATTCGAGAAAAATGGATTCCTGCTTATGTACGTCATAATTTTTATGCAGGAATGTCTACCACTCAAAGGAGTGAAAGTATGAATAAATATTTTAAGGATTTTTTGAATTCAAGTACTTCATTAAGCCAATTTGTGACACAATATGAAAAAGCTCTTGATGCACGTAACAACAAGGAAAGAGAGAAGACTTTCAAAACAAGAAATTTAAAGCCACTTTTACGAACTTTATATTCCATGGAAGAAAAAACTTCAAAAATTTATACAAGAAAAATGTTTATAATATTTCAAGATGAGTTGGTTGGTTCTCAATTATTTATCACAGAAAAGGTTAAGTTTTCTATTGAAGTCTCAACGTATAAAGTTCGTGAAATTTACAAAGAGAAGCCTATCTACTATGTGAATTTTCATGTCACTTCAAAAGAAACAAATTGTAGTTGTCACATGTTTGAATATTCATGTATTCTTTGTAGACATGTATTATGTGTATTCATAAAGAAAAAAGTTTATTGTCTCCCTTCACAATATGTTTTACATAGATGGTCTATTAATGCTAAAAAAGAAAAGGTAAAAGAAGTGACAATTGAAGGATTTCAAGAAGGAAGCAACAACACTTCTGACACTTTATTGTTTAATAGTATTATGGTTCACTCCATCGAACTATCAGAAAGAGGGTTCACAATCCGAAAAACATCACGATATTGCAATTTAAAGTTTGCAATATGGGATTGCAAAACTTGA